The genomic stretch GTTGAGCAGGCCGGCGGCGTGCTGGCAGGTTCCGGCAAAGGCTTCATGGGTTCAACGACTGCCTGCGGCTCTTCGCCTTACTCTTTTGACAAAAACCCCGCTAATTATCCCAATACCAATAAATACAACTTCCAGTTCCCGTATAAAACCACGGCACAACGCAATAATATTGCACAGTTCATGGACTGGATACCCGAAGGTTCCTATGTGATTGTCAGGCTGTTTATTGTAACGCCGTTTACCTCCGTACCTACGGTGGATGCGTGGAAAACACAGGACGGCACGGGCAGCGGTTCGCTCTACAACGCTTTTATTGAACAGGGACTTGGGCTTATCGATAATTTTACGGCACCCAAAGCAGCGGTGTTTATCTATAAAAAAGGAGACCATTCCTTTACGCCGCTTCAGCAAATGACCGATGACGCTTTCGGGCAGCTGCATATCAATCAAAATATCAACAGCAGCGATACGCTGGGCTTCATCACTTCCCCAAAATTCGGTCCCGCCCAAAGCTGGACATCGCTGCAATGGAACGGGCAGTCGCAGGATGCGGCAGGTACGGATAATGCACAGTTGTACGTGATAGGTTTTGACAGCAGCCAAACCCGCAGCACCGTGCTCAAAACGCTGACCATGGCACAGCAGAATGCCGATATCTCTGATATTGATGCGCAGCAATACCCTTACCTGCAACTGAAACTGCGCGATGCCGACAGCATCAACTTTACACCTTACCAGCTGCGCTACTGGCACTTGTTGTATTCCCCTTTGCCCGAAGGTGCGCTGGCGGCAAATATTTTGTACAATACAAAAGATACGGTTAACAGCGGGGAAGACTACAGCTTCGCCATCGCCTTTAAGAACATTAGCGACCAGCCTTTTAACGACAGCCTCCCGGCAAATGTGAACATCACAAGCGCAAATAATACAGTATATACCATCCCGGTCAGAAACCTTAAAAAACTGATGCCCGGCGATACAGCCATTGTCAGCATTACCATACCGGGTGACTCCGCTACCTTCAATAAAAACCAGACAAACCCAACGCTCAAAACATCAGTAAGCACTCAAAATATTGAGGGACTAAATACCCTGTCTCTTAGTATAAATCCTAATCTTAAACAACCCGAAGAAACACTTGAGAATAATACACTAAAAAAGACTTTCTTTGTTGCATCAACCGGATCTGCAACTCCTATTACTTTATTAAATGCAAAAGCAATAGTTCAAGGAAGCCGCGTATTGATAACCTGGCAAACGGCTACAGAAACCAACAATTATCAATACATTATCGAACGTTCAAATTCAGGTGTCAACTTTTCTGCAATCGGCGCTGTCGCAGGAGCGGGAAACTCCACTTCTTTACTCAATTATTCCTTTGTGGATAGCATTCCGAAAACGGGTATAAATTATTACCGAATCCGCCAAGTAGATTTTGATAATAGATACACTTTATCGAAAATTCTAAGTGCAACCGTCGGCAGCAGCGCTTCAAAAGATATATTGGTTTACCCCAATCCGGTAAACAATAAAATAAATATACAGTTCCCTACGCTCGGCGTTGTGAATGTGAGCATTTATTCAACTGACGGAAAATCCATCGTGAATGTATCCGGCACAATTCCACAAATAAACGAAATCATAAACCAACGAATCGGGAATATTACGGAAGGAATTTATTTTATACAATTAACCGATGGCATCAGTAAGTACCAAACAAAGTTTATAAAACAATAACGCATCGGATAAAATGAAGAACGGTCGGCAAAATATTGCTGACCGTTCTTGTTTTCATATAGAGAAAAAAACTACCTGCCAAACAAGCTCATATTCGAACTAAAAATCTTAACGGCAATTGCCAATAATACAACACCAAAAAATTTTCGCACAGCAATAATTCCTCCCGGACCTAAAATTTTTTCAAACCATTTAAGCGACGAAATAACTACATATATAATAATCAAATTGGCAATTATGCCCGCTATAATTTCAAGCTGCGAATAAATGGCTTTCAAAGAAATAATAGTAGTAAGCGTTGCGCTGCCCGCAATCAATGGAAACGCAACAGGTACGATAATTCCGAGTTTGGGATTATCATCGCCCTTAAAAATTTCGTGCCCTAAAATCATTTCCAAGCCCAATAAAAACAACACTATCGAACCCGCCAAGGCAAACGAATGCACATCCAGCCCCATCAAATCCAGAAACTGCTGACCTATAAACAAAAAAGCAATCATAATGATGCCCGATATTGTTGTAATTTTTTTTGCATCAAAGGCAACCTGATTCTTTTCTTTAATCGCAATAAACAGCGGAATAGAACCCAGTACATCAATTACAGCAAACAGCGTAAAAGAAACGGTAAACAAATGATTCCATTGAAACTGCATAAAATTGTTTTAATACAAAGCTACAATTATTCCGCATTTCCGTAAATAAACGAATGGGCTTACATTTGCCGCATGAAATTTCTACCCATAATCATTATCATTTTTGCGGCACTCATATTAAATGCCTGCAAAAACAATTCACATAAGACTGATTATCTGAAATACAAAGTAGAAGAAGTTAATTCATTAACTAACTTTTTAAGTACAAAGCCGGACAGCGCCGGGCTCCGCCTGATTGTTGCCAACAAACTCGACAGCATTGGCGAATACAAAAATGCGCTTTTGCAAATAGATACCTTGCTGAAAAACGACAGTAACAAATATGGATTGTGGGTAGCAAAAGCCAACATTTTATCGGATAGCGGAAATTTTAGCGAAGCAAAAAAATCATTGCAAAAAGCAGTTGCCATTTATCCCGGAAACGAAGCTGTACTAAGTCTTTCCGAAATTCTCGCAAATGAAAAAAACGATAGTTGTTTAATCCTCGCAAAGCAATTTAAGGGAATACAAAACGCTTATTACAATTACATTTCCGCATTGTACTTTTATAACAAAGACAGCCTGGCAAAGGCAGATTCTTTACTAAATAAATCCACGGCACAAAACGCTTTTTTTACAAAGCCTTATTTAGTGAAAGGAAAAATATTGCAGCAAAATAACCAACTCCAAAATGCTTTAAGTATTTTTAAAGCAGGATTAAAATTTGAACCAAAAAATATTTCCTTGTTGAATGCCGTTGCAGAAACTTTTATACAAATGAAAGAAGCCGACAGCGCAAAAACATATTTCGCTGAAAGCCTTGCTACGAAACCATTTCAGCCGAGAATACCTAAAGAATTTAAAAACTAAATGAATGAAAAGAATAATTGCGCCCTCGTTTTTAGCATCGGATTTTTTAAGATTGAACGAAGAAGTGGAAATGATCAATA from Arachidicoccus sp. BS20 encodes the following:
- a CDS encoding MarC family protein; its protein translation is MQFQWNHLFTVSFTLFAVIDVLGSIPLFIAIKEKNQVAFDAKKITTISGIIMIAFLFIGQQFLDLMGLDVHSFALAGSIVLFLLGLEMILGHEIFKGDDNPKLGIIVPVAFPLIAGSATLTTIISLKAIYSQLEIIAGIIANLIIIYVVISSLKWFEKILGPGGIIAVRKFFGVVLLAIAVKIFSSNMSLFGR
- a CDS encoding tetratricopeptide repeat protein → MKFLPIIIIIFAALILNACKNNSHKTDYLKYKVEEVNSLTNFLSTKPDSAGLRLIVANKLDSIGEYKNALLQIDTLLKNDSNKYGLWVAKANILSDSGNFSEAKKSLQKAVAIYPGNEAVLSLSEILANEKNDSCLILAKQFKGIQNAYYNYISALYFYNKDSLAKADSLLNKSTAQNAFFTKPYLVKGKILQQNNQLQNALSIFKAGLKFEPKNISLLNAVAETFIQMKEADSAKTYFAESLATKPFQPRIPKEFKN